GGCGGGGGCAGCGAGGGCTTGGGTTTCCAGGGAGGGGATGGGGGGCTGGGGCGTTGGGTGCCGGTGGTGTCTGGCATTGGCGCACCTCCATGTGGGGTGTCGCGGCTCTCTGGCAAAGGTGCGTCCCATGTCTGTCCATTGCCAGGCGGGGGGCCCCGGGGTCGCAGACACGGGTGGGGACGGACAGGGAGACAAGGTCCCGCAGGGCGTGTCGGCTCAGGCCTGCGGGAGGGGCAGGCGCGACGTACCGTTGGAGGTGGAGGTGGTTCAGATGCTCATCGTCGGCGCGATGGTGGTGGGAATCCTGGTGATGATGTTGGTGATAGGTGGGGCCATCGTGGGGGGTGCGCTCGCGCACAAGAACGCGCGCGAGGACGACGCGCGGTGGGCAAGGGAAGACGCGGAGCGAGCGTCACGGCGCGACCGGGACCTGTCCGGGCCCATGGGTGGGGAACCCTTGCACGCGTGAAAGCCCGATGGGTCGGGCATTGGTCTTGAAGGGGCATGCGGCTAGGGTGGTCCGAGTGCGGCCGAGTGCATGAGCCGCTACAGCGGATCGGGTCCCTTGATGAAACGCCTCTGGCCATTGCTCGTGCTCATGACGGCTTGCGCGAGCGCGCCCGCCTCCAATGAGCGCTACGTCGAACCTGGACGGGGCGAACGTGCGAGGGCCCTGGTCGGAAGTGGCCTCGTTCGAAATGCCGACGGGTGATGTCACCATCCCCATCGACCTGCTCAGGGACGTGGCAGACGCGTTGCTCAAACTGCCTGGTGCGAAGACGTGTGATCCCGGCAGCCAACGGCCCATCGTCGGACTCTCCATGGAGTACTGCTCGACGGTTTACGTCGCCGGGACGGAGGATGCGTTGTCCTGGCGGGTCACGAAGCCACTTCGTGGGTCCTATAACGGATGCCAGCCGTCATCCGACGTGACGGACAGCGAGCATTCCGCCGAGCAGATTTGGATCGTGGGCTACATCCACAATCATCCGTGCGGGACGCCTCCCTCCACCCTCGACCTTACGGTGTGGCCCACGGATGCCTTCTCAGGCAAGCCCGCGTTGGCGGAGTTCCGGATGATCCCGGGCAACCCTGCTCCCGCGATGTTCAAGGGCCAAGCCCTCCTGATGGCCTCGGCCCTCGTCGCGGAGCGGGCGGATGGTTCGCGCGTCTTCCTCCGCTATTTTCCCACCGGTGAGATCGAACAATGGAGCCAGCAGGAGCGCCGCTGGCGGCTTCTGGGAACCTGCGTCCCGACGCGAACCCGTTACAGCTCCGAGCCGCTGTGCCGGGACGGAGCAGTCCAACTCCTGGCCGAATAGGAACTGGGATGAAGAAGGTCTGTGCGCTGTTCGGCTTCGCGGTGATGGCGACGGGATGTTCCGCCCGGGCTCCTGCCTGGAAGGGGACTGTTGAATGGCCTGACGAGCAGTCCGCGAAACTCGTGGGCCAGCCCCTGGAGGGAGGAGCCGTTCTCGCGGCCGCAGGCGCCATCCGCGAGTTGATTCGCACCAACCCCTATCCACACCTGTTCGAGGGGTGCTCGAGCCCGGAGCAGGGGCTGGTGGCCGTGGTCTTCACGGGACCGACGGAGGGGCTCTATTACGTGAGGGTGATCCACGACTTCGTCCGATGCCGTGGGGCGCGCTTCCGCCTCCTGGATGGTTGGGATGTCTATGCGGTCACCCCCCAAGGCGAGGTCGTCGCGAAGGATCCGCTGGGGCCAGGGGAAGCCCGGCCGGCAGCGACTCCAGATGCGGCGCCTCCTCCGGCACCTCCCGCGCAAGAGGCTCCGGCTCCACCGCCCACGCCGGAGCCACAGGTTCCTGCTCCTACCGGGGACGCGGAGCGTAGTGGCGGCACCGTGACTGAATGAGGCGCTCTCCGGTTGCTGAGTGAGTAGGGGACGGTGGATGCGACAGGTGCATGGATGGCTGGGGCTCCTGCTGGTGCTGTCCGGGTGCAGGCACCCCGCGGCCGCGTGGAAGGGCGTCGTCGAATGGCCGGATGAACGCTCGGCCCGGCCCGTGGAGAGCCCGATGCCCGCGGGTGCGGCGCAGGCCGCGGTGGGCGCCGTTCGCGAGTTCGTCAGGACGAATCCACGACGGTTGTTCTCTGGCTGCGAGCATCCCGAGGACGGCCTCAACGTTTCGCTCTTCACGGGGCCGACGCCGGGGCTCTACTACGTGCTGTTGGATCCGGACTTCGAGCGACGCGCGGGACCGCGTCGGCGCATCCTCGATGGCTGGTTCTTCTACGCCGTCACCCCCCAGGGGGACGTGGTCGCGGAATCGCCGGGGCCTCCGGATGAAAGGACACCGGCTGAGCCACCTCAGGCCCCACCGCCTGTGCCCCAAGCTCCCGTGAACGACGCCGGGCCTGACGGGGAACAGGGAGGTGTTGGCGGTACCACGACTGAATGAGGTGCTCTCCTCTCGTGGGTGCGAGGACGCGCCGAGCGATTCGCGCTGCCTTCGTTACTCGTGCTGTTGATGGGATGCGTCGCTTCGATGCGTGCTTCCACCGTTGCGGCTGCTGCATGAATAGGGAGCATCGATGAGGGGCAGGGTTGTGGCGGCAGGATGCATCGCGGTGCTCGCGGGATGTGCCGCGAAACCGAAGGCGTGGACGACGCCCATCGAATGGCCCGACGAGCAGTCTGCCTCGCTCGTGGGACAACCCATGGAGGCCGGGGCCGCGGTGGCTGCCGCTGGCGCGATACGGGAGTTCATCCGCACGAACCCCGACCCCACGTTGTTCCAGGGCTGTTCCAGCCCGGAGCAGGGCCTGGCGGTCGCCGTCTTCACCGGGCCCACCCAGGGCCTCTACTTCGTCGCGGTACACCAGGACTTCAGACGGTGTGGCGGCCCTCGCATCCGGGTTCTCGATGCATGGGATGCCTATGCGGTCACTCCCCAGGGAGAGGTGCTCGCAAAGGCCCCCCCTCCGGCGGGAGATGCCTCCTTCGCGATTCCTCCTCCTGCGCTGGACACGCAGCCTCCCGCGGAAGAGGCACCGGCGCCACCGCCCGTTCCGGAGCCACAGGTTCCGGCTCCTACCGGGGACGCGGAGCGTAGTAGCGGCGCAGCCAGCGGCTGAGGCCGTCCAGGCCGGGGAAGAGGACCCGCTCGGTGATGTTCGCCTGGTCGAGCTTGTCCCGGATCTCCCACTTGAGCTTCGCCGGCACCACCAGCCGGCGCACGCCCTGGTGCTGGTGCCCCAGGAACTCGTTCAGGCTCAGGCCCGGCCCGTTCATCACTGAAAACAGCGCGAACTGGTTCACGATGCGCGCATCCAGCGACGGCGGCTCGAAGAACAACACGAACGGTTGCTCCCCCAACCCGTCGAACGTCGCCAGGTCCCCCGCCACCGTCGCCAGCATCTCCGCCGTGAACACGTCCGCCCCCTCCAACCGCAGCTGCTCACGCAGCGGCCGGGGCAACTGCTGGTTCGTCTCGTGGTAGTCCACGCACCAGACCGCGCCGTCCTGCTCCAGCAGGTCCATGCGCTCCGTCATGAAGTGCAGCGCCACATAGGGACTGAACGTCCAGTCCAACAGCCGCGTCGGCATCCCGTGATGCTGCGCCAGCGCCAGCCAGTCCCAGATGGATGTCAGCCGCTCCGTGCCCGGCACGCCTCGCGCGTACTTGCGGAAGGCCCGCAGCAGGTCCCGCTCCTGCCGCACGAACGCCCCGTGGCGGTTGAGCGTCGCCGTCAAATCCAGCGTCGCGTCCGGGACGCCCCGGAACACGAAGCTCGTGCGGAACCGGCCCAGCGGCTCGTTCCAGGAGCCCGCGAACAGCAGGTCCTGCAGCTCCAACCACGATGTGACCCGACGCTCCTGCATCCGCTGTCCCCTCGCCGCCTGACAAGGTGGACCCTGTCCTCCCGGAACGCAGGGGCCGGGCGTCCAGGACGCCCGGTTGGCTCAATCACAGCGCTTGAAACAAAGACGCCTACGGCTGCCCGAAGTTCGCGGGCTGCGTGAAGGCAAACGAGCTGGCACCCGGCGCCTTGTCCTGCTGGAACAGCGGGCACTTGGCGCAGGTGAAGCTCTCCCAGTCCTGACGGACCGCCACGTCGATGCAGCCGCCGTAGAAGCGGCAGTGGACGTTGCGGTGCTCCTCGATGGAGAACGTATCGGCCCGCAGCGGGAGGTGGAACTTGGTGGGACGCGGCTGTGGACAAGGCATTGGATTCTCTCTAGCCCCCCTCGTGGGTGCTGATTCCCTCTACTGACTGGTGCGTCGCGTCATTCCCGGCCGTCCGTCGCCCGGACACTGAACGCCTGCACCCCGTCTCATCGCTGCCAGCAGAAGACCGTGTGGGTGTGACACATTCAAAAGGCACAACAGCCTAATGACGTCGGGCGTCCCTGGCCCGTCCCGCCAGGATGTCTGCCTTCACGCGGAGCAACCGGCCGGGCGGGCCGTCGGAATCTTCACGCCCGGAGCCCTTTCCCGCGAGAATGCGGCGCGTGAGCTCCCCCGCCCGACCCCCCCGCGATTCCTCCCGCTGGCTGAGCGCCCTGGCCCTGCTGTCACTCGTGCTGCTCAGCGGCTGTTCCGCCTTCTCCCGCGCCGTGCGCGAGGGCGACGGCGCCGTGAAGGAGCGCCACTGGGCCGAAGCCGAAGCCGCCTACCTGCGCGCCCTGGCCGCGGATCCGGAGGCCTCCGAAATCACCGTGAAGCTGCGCGCGGTGCGCAGGGAGTGGGGCGAGGAGGTGTACCAGGAGGCCGGCGCCGCCCATTCCTCCGGGGACCTGCCGTCCGCCACCAAGCTGCTGGTGCGCGTGCTGGAGCTGAACCCCGACCATGAAGGGGCCCGCGCGCTGCTCGCGCAGACGTTGGATGCGCGCGTGCAGGTGGCCTTGGGGCTGCTCAAGGAGGAGAAGCTCCAGGATGCCCGCGCGGAGCTGGACGCGGTGCTGGCCGTGTCGCCGGACCACGTGAACGCTCGCAAGGGCGTGGACGCCGTGCAGGTGGCGTGGGCGAAGCGCTTCTTCGCCAGCGCGGAGACGCTGGAGAAGGCCGGCAAGCTGGGCAACGCGCTCGTGGCCTATGTGCGCGCGGACCAGGAGCGCGTGGGCGCCACCGCCGCCCGGGAGCGCGCGGAGGCCGTGCGGCAGCGGCTGCGCGACGAGGTGGCCTTCCTGGTGGTCGCCACGCCCGTGGAGGACAACGCCCAGGCCCCCGACGTCGCCCAGCGGCTGAGCGCGGGACGGCTGGCGTCGGCGCTCCCCACGAAGCTGCCCCTGAAGGTCGTGACGGAGGCGCCCCCGGGCCGCGTGGGCGTGAAGCTGGACCTGTCCCTGGAGCGCGTGCTGCCGCTCAAGGCGGTGGAGGACTCCCAGCGCAGCCAGCGCTACCTCGCGGGCAACCGCTCCGTGCCCAACCCCAAGCGCGGCGACTACGAGAAGAAGCTGCTGGAGGCGGAGCGCACCCTGGAGGGCGTGGAGCGCAAGCAGGCCGCCGTGCTGCGCGAGTACCTCAAGGCCCAGGTGGAGCTGGGCACGCTGCGCGACGCCGCCGAGCGCTGCCGCGAGCGGGAGAAGCGCGAGTGCCGCGCGGCCATCCAGGAGTGCGGCGAGGAGGCCCGCGACGCGAAGAGCCCGGGCAAGGTGCCCAGCGAGTGCGACCCGGAGCGGTGCTCCGGGCAGTGCACCCAGGATGAAGGCCTGATGTCGATGAAGGCCAAGGCGGCGCGCGTGCTGGAGGTGGCGGTGCAGGTGGCCCTGGACAAGGCGGAGACGCAGCGCTCCGAGGTGCAGCGCAACCGCGACTCCGTCTTCCGCGAGCCCATCACCGTGGAGGAGCCCATGTACTCGGACTTCGTCTACGACGTGCAGCTGCACCGGCTCACCGTGACGGCCACCGTGACGTCGGTGATGCGCGACCTCTTGACGCCCCAGCAGGTGCCCGCGCCCAACACGCAGGACTACGCGGTGCTGCACGAGGACCTGGCGCACAAGGGCTATGACCGCTACGGCGTGCTCGCGGACCCCGTGCAGCTGCGCAACGAGCTGGAGCTGCGCGTGGACGCGGGCGACAAGGCCGTGGCGGACGTGGCGAAGCACGTGAGGGAGCGCTTCGACCTGTACCGCGGCAAGCGCGTGGAGGACGCCCGGCGCGGCATGGTGCGCCCCGGCGCGGAGGACGTGGTGGAGACCGCCGTGCGCGCGCTGCTGCTCACCGCGGACGCGCCGCCGCAGGACATCCTCCAGCCCGTCGCCCGCGCGCGCGGCCTCACCCGGCCGGAGGCCCTCCTGGGCGTGGGGCAGTAGTCCAGCGCCCGCGCCTCGCGGCGCGAAACAGGCCGCCCTTCGCGCCGCTCCTGGCGCGAGGGCCTGGCCTCCTCAGTCCAGGCTGGCGCTCATCTCCGGGCGCTCCAGCCTCAGCGTCTCCACCCGGCGCCTGCGCGCGCCCGCGATGGTCAGGTGCCACGCGGCGGCGGCGAGGCCCACGCAGAAGCAGCCGGCCCACAGCGCGGTGGTGCCCATGTGGCCCAGCATCGCTCCGCCCAGCGCGGGGGCGACGCTGGACGCCAGGCCCCACATCATGTGGTACGCGCCCTGGTAACTGCCGCGCAGCTCCGCCGGCGCCAGGTCCGCCACCACCGATGGCGCCACCGGCGAGTGGACAATCTCTCCCAGCGTCCACACCGCCACGGCCGCCATCGCCAGCGGCACGGTGGCCGGCAGCGCGTGCAGCCCGAAGCCCACGGCGGTGAGCACGCCCGCCACCGCCAGCGCGGTGGAGCGGCGCACCCGGCCCACGCTTCGCACGACGAACGGCTGGAGCGCGACGATGAGCACGCCGTTGACGGACATCACCAGCCCGTACTGGGCGGGCGTCAGGCCCTGCTGGGTCAGCGTCACCGGCAGGCTCATGAAGCTCTGGTGGAAGAGCAGGGCCAGCGCGAACACCGGCAGGCAGAAGGCCAGGTACACGCTGTCGCGGAAGGGCGTCAGCACCGCCCCCAGCGGGGAGTGCTCCGCGTGCGCCGCTCGCGCCTCCGGGGGCCGCGTCTCCGGCACGAACGCCCAGACGCAGCAGCCGTAGAGGAACGTGGTCACCGCGTCCGCGATGAAGAGCAGCCGGTAGCCCAGCCCCGCGAGCAGGCCCGCCAGCGGCAGCGCGATGGCGAAGCCCAGGTTGATGACCCAGTAGAGCAACCCGTACGCGCGCGCCCGGTCCCGGGGCGGCACCAGGTCCGCCACCGCCGCGGACACCGCCGGCCGGTACAAATCCCCCAGGATGCCCAGGAGGAAGGCCGCCACCGCGATGCGGCCCGGCGTCTCCGAGTGGCCGATGAGCAGCATGGCCCCCGACCCCAGCCACAGACCCCCCGCGAGCGTCAGCCGCCGGCCCACCCGGTCCGCGAGCATGCCCCCCAAGGGCGCCGCCAGCACCGCGCCCGCGCCGTTGAGCGCCACGATGAAGCCCGCCTGCTCCACGCTGAAGCCGCGCTCGCGCGTGAGGTACAGCGCCAGGAACGGCGCGACGAAGGACCCCAGCCGGTTCACGAAGGTGCCCACCCACAGGACCCAATACGTCCGTGGCAGGCCACCCCCGCCCAGCGCTCTCAACACCGTGGCAACGGGATTCATGGCGTTTGCCCGACGGACATGGAGAGGAAGGACTGACCGCGGGCGCCCGCCAGCATGCCCCCGATTCCAGCCGCGCGCGAAACGCGACTTCCCCGCGCGCACCTTCATGGCGCTGGACATCGCTGGCGGGCTCCTCCAGGTTGCCGCGCCAATCCACACCCTGGAAGGCGGGACGCAAGGCGGGCATGGGGCAGGTCATCGGACTCCTGGGGGTGTGTCTCGTCTTGGGCGTGCTGGCGCGGCGCAGTGGCCGGTTCCCCGAAGGGACGGCGCCCGCGTTCAACGTCTTCCTGCTCAACGTGTCCCTGCCGGCGCTGGTGCTGCGCGCCATGCACCGGCTGGAGTTCGCGCCCGGGCTGGTGGTGGCCGCCGCGGCGCCGTGGCTGCTCTTCGTGGGGGCGGTGCTCTTCCTCCGCCTGCTCGGGCCCCGGCTGGGGCTGTCGCGCGAGTCGGTGACGGCGCTCATCCTCACCGCGGGGCTGGGCAATACGGCCTTCGTGGGCCTGCCCATGGCCGCCGCGCTGCTGGGGCCCTCGGGCGTGCCGGTGGCGGTGGTGGCGGATCAGCTGGGCTCGTTCCTGGTGCTGGCGACGCTCGCCACGCTGACGGCGGCGAGGGCCAGCGCCCGGTCGGAGCTGTCCGTCCGCTCGCTCGTGCGCAAGGTGCTGGGGTTCGTCCCGTTCCAGGCGCTGGTGCTGGCGCTGCTGCTGCGTCCCTTCGCCTTCCCGGAGTGGCTGGAGTCCGTGCTGCAGCGGCTGGGGGACCTGCTCACGCCGCTGGCGCTGTTCGTCGTGGGCTTCCAGCTGAGGCTGAAGGGGCTCTGGCCGCGGGTGCCGGCGCTCGCGCTGGGGCTGTCCTACAAGCTGGTGCTCGCGCCGCTGGCGGTGCTGGGCCTGCTGATGCTCATGCCCGGGCTGGCGCTGGTGGTGAAGCAGGCCACGGTGTTGCAGATCGCCATGGCGCCCATGGTGACGGCCGCCATCCTCGCGGCCGAGCATGACCTGGACGCGGACCTGGCGGTGCTGATGGTGGGCGTGGGCATTCCGCTGTCGTTCGCCACCGCGCCGCTGCTCTTGTCCCTGGTGCACTGACGCCCGTGTGCGGCACGGGCGTCAGTCGATTCGTTTCAGGCGAGCGCCGTGGTCTCGAAGGAGAGCTCGACGCCATTGGGCTTCACGCGCATCTGCGGGCGCGACAGCACATGGCAGTGCGGGCAATAGCCGTGGGCACCGGCTGGCGTGGCCCGGATGGAGACCGCGCCGCCACACATCATGCAGCCCTCGGGAAGATCGAAGTCCGCGAACCGCTCTCCGCTCTGGGTCTCGAATTGGGTCATGACATTGAGTTAACGCAGGATCCGCCCGACACAAGCAGACCGGCTCCGCGCCGCGAGGACCCGGTGTGACGCCTTGCCCCACCTTTCGGGGACAGAAGACGGCCCTCCAGGGCAGCCTGCAAAGGTTACCGGCCGATCTGCGACTGCTCACCCGCCGACACCGCAACCTGTTGGGCGGCCTTGCGGACGCTGGCACGGGGATTTCATAGCGCACCCCCTCGGACAGCAACGGGACGGGGGAGGCGCGGGATGGGTGCAGGGAACACAGTGAAGGTCATGTGCGACCGGAAGGGCTGGCGGGTGGAGGTCGCCCACTCGGGGGGTGTGCGGCGCTACCGGTACGGCAGCGAGTCGCAGGCGCGCTACTTCGCGGCGGTGTTCGAGCTGGGGCCGAGCGTGCTGCCCCCCAAGAACCACGCGCGAAGGCGGCAGGAGCCCCGCTTGGCTCTACCCAATGAGGTCTCTTTCGGAGAGGCTTGGCTGCATGAGTGATGCTCCCAAGCCCAAGCCCTTCATCCTTCCCAACCGGCAGCACGTCACCAAGGAGCCGGATCCGGGCGGCCGTTGGTCCGCGCAGTTCCCGGACACGATTGGTTACACCAGCCAGGGCGGCGGCAAGGTGCCGGCCGACTTCGGGTGGAACACCAACCCCAAGCAGTGGCAGGAAGAGCTGACGCCGCAGACGCTGGCGGAGCGCTTCGAGGAGCTGCGCATCCTGCCTCCGAAGAAGGACGCCCCCGCGCTGCCCCCGCCGGCCACGCCCGCGAAGCCCTGAAGCTCCGGGTGAATCAGCGGGCCGTGTCCGCTTCCAGGGCCCGGAGGTTCCCGGGCCCTGTCGAAGCGTGACTCGCTAGCTGAAGGGCAGGCTGGCCAGCCGCTCGCGGAAGCGGGCGAGCAGCTCCCTCGCGCCGGCCTCGTTGAGCCCCGCGGAGGCCTCCTGACGGCCCTTGCGCAGGAAGGCGTCGAAGGGCGCCGAGCGGCCCGACAGCGCGCCCGCCGCCGTCACCGCCTCCTCCAGGACCCGCGCCGCGCCCGGAGAGCCCAGCTCCAGGTGCATCTCCACCTGCTCCAGCTTCGCACCGCTCGCGGCCCACACCGCGCGGTCGTGCACGGTGAGCCACATGCGGGTCAGCTCCTCCATCGCTTCTTCCAGCAGCGCGAGGAAGGGCTCCACCAGCCCGGGCAGCACCTCAGGCCCCAGCGCGGCCTGCGTGCCCGCGTCACGCAGCCGGCCTCGCGCCGCGACGATTTCGCGCTTGGTGGGCGTCTTCAGCGCGAGCGACGCGGGCAGGGACACGAACGCGGCCAGGCTCTCCTCGGCCTGCCTCGCCAGCGCGGGCCGCTGGGCGTCCGTGGCCTTCGCGGCGCGCTCCAGCCGGCCTTGCAGTGAGCGGCGCAGATCCGCCGCCGCGCCTCGCAGGGCCACGCGCGCGCCCACCTGGTTCGCGTAGCCGGGCACCACGTCCTCGCGGCGCACGTCCGCGAAGGCCGCGGCGGTGAGGTACACGAGGTCGCCAATGCGGTTGCGGAAGTCCGCGCGCGACGCGGCCAGCTCCGACATCAGCGTCCAGCGGTCGCTCACCACCTCCGGCCGGCGCATCTGCACGCCCAGCTCCTGCAAGCGCTTGGACAGGCGCTCCGCGCTGGCGTGCAGCACGGCCTCCGCTTCCTGGGACAGGCGCTCGTCGGAGCTCGCGGGCGGCGGGGCCCAGCCGCCGTCGCTGGACGTGGCGGGGCGCGCGGGCGGCGGGAAGGCGTCGCGGATGGCGGCCACGAGCTTGTTGACGTCCGTCAGCGTCTCGCCGATGGCGGGCGCCATCGTCTCCCAGAGGGACAGGTCCGCGGCGTCGTCGGGTTCGGCGGTGGTGGGCTCGTACTTCACGATGCTCAGGTGCCCCAGCCGGTCGATGGCGACGGCGGCCGCCTGGTAGACCTTGCGCAGCCGCGTCGCGAAGTCGCGGTCCATCAAGGCTTCGAGCAGCGCATCCAGGCGGGGCGGCAGGGCATCCTGCGGGAGACGGTTCTTCGACACGGCCATGACGCGTCACCCTAGCCCAGCCACCCCACGGATACGTCAACGGGGGGAGGTGGGGACCGGCTCCGCGCTTTCCGGCGTACAGTGGAAAGACGGGGAGAAACGCATGACAGGTGGCATCCAGCGCCGGCGATGGGTGGCCAGAGGGCTCGGGCTGTTGTTCGTGGGGGGAGGCCTGGCCTTCATTGCTTCCGGGCGATGTCTGTCCGCCTGGATGTTCCAGGGCGTGGACGTGCGCGCGTGTCCGGACGGCGAGTTCCGCCAGACGGTGAGCCTGTCCGCCAACGGGCTCGCGCGGGGGGGCTCCAGCCGGGTGACGGTCTGGGCGGAGGCGCACGGGATGGACGCGGAGGGCCGCGAGCTCACGGCCTACGTGGGCCGGGGCACGGCGGCGCTGTTCCTGGTGGACGCGGCCGGCAAGGAGACGCCGCTGCCGCTGGATGACAAGGGCCGTTGGGAGCGCGAAGGCTCCGGTCCCCTGTCGGCGCCCGTGACGCTGCCCGCGGTGCCTGACGGCGATTATCAACTTCGCGCACGCCTCACCACGCCGCTGGGCACCGGCACGGTGGACTCGGCGCTGCCCCTGTACGCGCCCGCGCGGGTGCGCGTGCTGACGGACCGGCCCCTCTATGAGCCCGGGCACCGGGTGCGCTTCCGCGCGGTGGCGCTGCGCGCGAAGGACCTGTCGCCGCTCGATGGACGGCCGGGGACGTGGAAGGTGACGGACCCCTCCGGCGAGGTGGTGCTGGAGGAGCGCGCGCCCGCGGGCAACTGGGGCGTGGTGGCGGGGGACTTCCCGCTGGACCGGGGCGCGCCCACGGGCACGTGGATGGTGTCGTGGACCAGCGGTGGCGCCTCTGGTGACGCGGCCTTCACGGTGGAGCCCTTCACGCTGCCGCGCCTGCGGATGGAGGCGAAGAGCCCCCGGCCCTTCTGGCGCGCCAACGACACGCCGGAGGTGACGGGGCAGGTGTCGTACGCGTCTGGCGCGCCGGTGGCGGACACGGACGTGACGCTGGCGTGGAGCCACGCGGGCGCATGGCCTCCTCCGACGGAGTGGCTCCAGGGCGAGCTGCCCACGAAGGCGCGCACGGATGCCGCTGGCCGCTTCCGCGTGACGCTGCCGCGCGTGCCCCAGGACCTGCGCGGCCAGGCCACGCTGAGCGCGAGCCTGGAGGCGAAGGACCCCACGGGCGAGCCGGTGCGCGGTGGCGTGTCGCTCCTCCTGTCCGAGGACGCGCTGGCCGTGTCCTCCGTGACGGAGCTGGAGGACGGGCTGGTGGCGGGCTTCAGCAACCGCGTCTACCTGCGCGCCACCACCGCGTCGGGCCAGGTGCAGCCGGGCGCGGAGGTGACGGTGACGCGCGCGTGGGACCCGCGCGACAAGGGCGTGAGCGCGGTGGCGGACGAGGACGGCGTGGCCGCCTTCCAGCTGGACCCGGGCCCCGCGGTGAACGTGGTGGTGCCGCCCCTTCTGGTGCGCGTGCAGCCGCGTCCGCCGTCCGTGTCGCTGGTGTTGTCCAAGGACCTGCTGGGCGCGCAGGGAGGACAGACGTCGCTGGAGGACCAGCTCGCGCTGGAGCGGCTGCTGCCCACGCTGCACCCTTGCGCGCGCTTCGTCTCCCCGGCCTCTGGCTCCGCCATGGCGGAGTTCGCGGTGCGGGTGGGCGCGGCCGGGCAGGTGCTGGACGTGGCCGGCGCGGAAGAGGGGTTGGAGGCGTGCATGGCGTCGGCGCTGCGCGCGAAGGGACTGCCGGCAAGAGCGGAGCGGATGCTCCAGCTTCGCTTCCATGCGCGGGAGCCGGGCCTGCCTTCCTTCCGCTGGAACACGCAGGTCGCCTTCGGGGACGAGCGGGGCTTGAGCGACGGGCTGACGCTCGCCACGCTGGATGCGCGTTCGTGCCTGCCTCCCACGCTGGACCGCGCCGTGGCCATCCCTGGCGCGATGACGTGGCGGCGGTGGGCGGACAAGCCGGAGCTGGCGCTGTCCTGGGTGGCGGAGCCCGTGCCGGATGACTCGCTCCCCGAGGCGGTGCTGGCGTGCGTGAAGGAGCGCTTCGCGCGCATCCGCGTTCCGGCCTCGACGCAGGCGGAGCTCCAGTCGGGACGGCGGCCGTCGGAGGCCATGGGCGTGGTGCGCTTCATCGCGCAGCCCACATACGGCGGCAACGGCATCCCCCGTCCGCCCCAGGCCACCACGTTCCTGGGCTACGAGTTGAAGGTCCGCGCGAAGTGGGATGGTCAGGACATGGGGGAGACGAAGCTCGTGCTGCGCCCCGCGCACCTGCCGCCGCTGCGCTCCCGCGTGACGCCGGTGCTGGCGAAGGCAGGCGAGTCCGTGAAGGTGGAGCTGCTGCGCGGCCCCGGCTTCACGGGTGAGCTGCCCAAGACGCTGGAGCTGGTGGCGGGGCTGACGCGGCTCAAGGAGAAGCTGGACCCGGCCACGCGCTCCGCGCACTTCACGCTGCCCCAGGACTTCGAGGGCTGGGCGCAGGTGGAGGGCGTGGAGGCGACCGCGCGCGTGTACGTGGCGCCCCGCGCGTCGCTGTCGGTGGAGGTGTCTCCTGACAAGCCCGCGTACGCGCCCGGAGAGCTGGCGC
This DNA window, taken from Corallococcus coralloides DSM 2259, encodes the following:
- a CDS encoding MG2 domain-containing protein encodes the protein MTGGIQRRRWVARGLGLLFVGGGLAFIASGRCLSAWMFQGVDVRACPDGEFRQTVSLSANGLARGGSSRVTVWAEAHGMDAEGRELTAYVGRGTAALFLVDAAGKETPLPLDDKGRWEREGSGPLSAPVTLPAVPDGDYQLRARLTTPLGTGTVDSALPLYAPARVRVLTDRPLYEPGHRVRFRAVALRAKDLSPLDGRPGTWKVTDPSGEVVLEERAPAGNWGVVAGDFPLDRGAPTGTWMVSWTSGGASGDAAFTVEPFTLPRLRMEAKSPRPFWRANDTPEVTGQVSYASGAPVADTDVTLAWSHAGAWPPPTEWLQGELPTKARTDAAGRFRVTLPRVPQDLRGQATLSASLEAKDPTGEPVRGGVSLLLSEDALAVSSVTELEDGLVAGFSNRVYLRATTASGQVQPGAEVTVTRAWDPRDKGVSAVADEDGVAAFQLDPGPAVNVVVPPLLVRVQPRPPSVSLVLSKDLLGAQGGQTSLEDQLALERLLPTLHPCARFVSPASGSAMAEFAVRVGAAGQVLDVAGAEEGLEACMASALRAKGLPARAERMLQLRFHAREPGLPSFRWNTQVAFGDERGLSDGLTLATLDARSCLPPTLDRAVAIPGAMTWRRWADKPELALSWVAEPVPDDSLPEAVLACVKERFARIRVPASTQAELQSGRRPSEAMGVVRFIAQPTYGGNGIPRPPQATTFLGYELKVRAKWDGQDMGETKLVLRPAHLPPLRSRVTPVLAKAGESVKVELLRGPGFTGELPKTLELVAGLTRLKEKLDPATRSAHFTLPQDFEGWAQVEGVEATARVYVAPRASLSVEVSPDKPAYAPGELAHLQVHTRVDGKDGEAAVGLFGVDETLSQLAPLPGADALDGLRPAPSVATPAFGVLDGQALAMGRIRGANAAAAALLRVTGVPGLEDVETAVSVNARSPFSPDAELTEPFYAVLTELHARTRKWEETAPEGETLDPAGLARLWAESLAACEQRGQKVTDAFGRKLRLSRLPQDLLALTDPRAVVVNGTRLPEDVVNWGAWVAREAP